A single genomic interval of Spirochaetota bacterium harbors:
- a CDS encoding acyl-CoA thioesterase: protein MNITPYFHIVNYWETDQMGVVHHSNYIKWLEEARCHFLREIGYPYKWIEENGYMLPVYEIKIKYKNSARFEDKISIITNIDLLNEFKMVLSYKIFNEKLLLCEAITIHPWTDRNLKLKKLEKTLLETLKRYENLKEKR from the coding sequence GTGAATATTACCCCTTATTTCCATATTGTAAATTATTGGGAAACTGATCAAATGGGAGTAGTGCATCACTCGAATTATATCAAATGGCTGGAAGAAGCAAGGTGTCACTTTCTAAGAGAAATAGGGTATCCATACAAATGGATAGAAGAAAATGGATATATGCTCCCTGTTTATGAGATTAAAATAAAATATAAAAATTCAGCAAGATTTGAAGATAAAATTAGTATTATTACTAATATTGACTTATTAAATGAATTTAAAATGGTTTTATCATATAAAATTTTTAATGAGAAATTATTACTATGCGAAGCTATAACTATTCACCCATGGACTGATAGAAATTTGAAACTTAAGAAGCTTGAGAAAACTTTATTAGAAACATTAAAAAGATATGAAAATCTTAAAGAAAAAAGATAA
- a CDS encoding HAD hydrolase-like protein, translating into MIKFIALDIDGVIYSSENFLHEAYQIGIKNFVKDYNIKDIKIPQLKDIINLVGQTYKIIISTLFPDLEEELKIVLRNYVLDALVNLISNKKGILLEGVYEFLKFSTENKYLIGTASNGSSTYCEAVLETYNISKYFNERVYVDFINFNDKADILDYYIDKYNLKNDELLFIGDRLADVNAAKKVNCLFIGISGHGSEDELKDANIVVNNLREAVPFIINFKKEELCLKNL; encoded by the coding sequence ATGATTAAATTTATAGCACTTGATATTGATGGTGTTATTTATTCCTCAGAAAACTTTCTTCATGAAGCTTATCAAATTGGTATAAAGAATTTTGTTAAAGATTATAATATTAAAGATATTAAAATCCCTCAATTAAAAGATATAATAAATCTAGTTGGACAAACTTATAAAATTATAATTTCCACTTTATTTCCAGATCTAGAAGAAGAATTAAAAATAGTTTTAAGGAATTATGTGCTTGATGCTTTAGTGAATCTTATTTCAAATAAAAAAGGAATTCTATTAGAAGGAGTTTATGAATTTTTAAAATTTTCTACAGAAAATAAATATTTAATTGGTACAGCTTCAAATGGTTCTAGTACATACTGTGAAGCAGTTTTAGAAACATACAATATTTCTAAATATTTTAATGAAAGAGTTTATGTGGATTTCATAAATTTTAATGATAAAGCTGATATATTGGATTATTATATAGATAAATATAATTTAAAAAATGATGAACTCCTTTTTATTGGTGATAGACTTGCTGATGTTAATGCTGCAAAAAAAGTTAACTGTCTCTTTATTGGTATATCAGGACATGGGAGTGAGGATGAATTAAAAGATGCTAATATTGTAGTTAATAATTTAAGGGAAGCAGTCCCTTTTATTATAAATTTTAAGAAGGAGGAATTATGCTTAAAAAATCTTTAA
- a CDS encoding insulinase family protein, with protein sequence MKKIKIFVLFFFILFSLYSCGTSAQFSLYSKESVISSGNINNFAKTNLPTFTVKTLSNGIPVIIKNNPYNRIQHIKVIINGGVLLSNVKNAGIENVMLSLLTKGSKNYSYDDIKKILSDTSSSISTSTGFDYSEYSLNTLDYYFDKVFDIYVDCFTNPTFPEYEFDTTKDEFLRNLDKKANDPYSKMVDNLNKALFKGHPYEASWDGTEESIKNLKYKDVVDYYKRTISSNRLFIVAVGNFNNDKLFNKLNDTFGKIPNKNIGIPSVSNFLGKVKSDVIYEVNAIGGGVAYVRGDFAIPEASHPDFMPLRLALAILDDMLFEIVRTQNSACYSAWTQVRIFKANYGSIVVYKTTVPDKVKYYIDEAIAYLLMGKVIAPKASVSAEGKGGMGQEVDLSKMSISLVSINEVLETYKNIFINSFFESQQTNAAIASQIAQSILLNGDYRNYLLFMDQVRAITADQIIAVAKKYLYDNKILWSVLGSEDVMKNFKPDIYKIFTKEDLLKK encoded by the coding sequence ATGAAAAAAATAAAAATATTCGTTTTATTTTTCTTTATTTTATTTTCTCTCTATTCTTGTGGTACTTCTGCACAATTTAGTCTTTATTCAAAAGAAAGTGTAATTTCTTCAGGAAATATTAATAATTTTGCTAAAACTAATTTGCCAACCTTTACAGTAAAAACACTTTCAAATGGAATCCCAGTTATTATTAAGAATAATCCATACAATAGAATTCAACATATTAAAGTAATTATTAATGGTGGTGTTTTATTATCAAATGTAAAAAATGCTGGAATTGAAAATGTTATGCTTTCACTTTTAACTAAAGGTTCTAAAAATTACAGTTACGATGATATTAAAAAGATTTTATCAGATACATCATCTTCAATTTCTACTTCTACAGGCTTTGATTATTCAGAATATTCTTTAAATACACTTGATTACTATTTTGACAAAGTATTTGATATTTATGTTGATTGCTTTACAAATCCAACATTCCCTGAATACGAATTCGACACAACAAAAGACGAGTTTTTAAGAAATCTTGATAAAAAAGCAAATGATCCTTATTCAAAAATGGTAGATAATTTAAATAAAGCACTTTTTAAAGGACATCCTTATGAAGCTTCATGGGACGGAACAGAAGAATCAATAAAGAATTTAAAATATAAAGATGTTGTAGATTATTATAAAAGAACAATCTCATCTAACAGATTATTCATAGTTGCAGTTGGAAATTTTAATAATGATAAATTATTTAATAAATTAAATGATACTTTTGGAAAAATTCCAAATAAAAATATTGGAATACCATCCGTTTCAAATTTTTTAGGAAAAGTTAAATCTGATGTTATTTATGAAGTTAATGCAATAGGTGGTGGTGTAGCTTATGTTAGAGGTGATTTTGCAATTCCAGAAGCTTCTCACCCTGACTTTATGCCTTTAAGACTAGCTCTTGCTATACTTGATGATATGCTTTTTGAAATAGTTAGAACACAAAATTCTGCTTGTTATTCTGCATGGACTCAAGTTAGAATCTTTAAAGCAAACTACGGATCGATTGTTGTTTATAAAACAACTGTTCCTGACAAAGTAAAATATTATATTGACGAAGCTATAGCTTACCTTTTAATGGGTAAAGTTATTGCTCCAAAAGCATCAGTTTCTGCTGAAGGTAAAGGTGGAATGGGTCAAGAAGTTGATCTTTCAAAAATGTCCATTTCTCTTGTTTCAATTAACGAAGTTTTAGAAACATACAAAAACATTTTTATTAACTCTTTCTTTGAAAGTCAACAAACAAATGCAGCAATTGCTTCTCAAATAGCACAATCCATATTGTTAAATGGCGATTATAGAAATTACCTCTTATTTATGGATCAAGTTAGAGCAATAACTGCTGATCAAATAATAGCTGTTGCTAAGAAATACCTCTATGATAATAAAATTTTATGGTCAGTTTTAGGTTCTGAAGATGTAATGAAGAATTTTAAACCAGATATTTATAAAATATTTACAAAAGAGGATTTACTTAAAAAATAA
- a CDS encoding GIY-YIG nuclease family protein produces the protein MIEKENYLSLPNNPGVYIFYDKNRKILYIGKAKYLKKRVSQYFNSKYKDLKTINLTKKVKFIDYLITKSEKEAILVEQNLISVNNPPYNIQLKDNKSFPVIVLTEERFPAVHLSRQYNCEKGFISGPYLSSRTAKTVYNFVLENFKIRSCSKKLNKISKPCLNYHLKLCCAPCGNFIDEESYKGLVEKAKNFLRGAYNDLLKKLKEEINKYSENLEFEKALELKNIYEKIENFKKDFSYNYFTEKVVDFIGFYFGKNYGIIAILRMSKGRKILPYTKYFKYYDYPKNIFEEIVIKLYEDFLKFQNFILPEEIISLYQTGEIFLENIKAKNDKINYIIQDFLISNLNVAENNAIYKLDNQAVETTKNNNPNFENSNSNNKILFVRKYKNNKELDILKNLVKHCKTFYFETFPEESKANISLLKSIKNKLGLEKFPEIIEGYDISNLGDKYIVGAEVNFINGIKNKKEYRHFAIKLIDYQNDVEAITEIVLRRIIRLQNENKRLPDLILIDGGKPQTNSVYEALKKLGFNNDIIGLAKKEELIYIPARNELIKLDINLPEMRMLIYIRDEAHRFANRLRKIKIKKKFNF, from the coding sequence ATGATTGAAAAAGAGAATTATTTATCTTTGCCCAATAATCCAGGGGTTTATATTTTTTATGATAAAAATAGGAAGATTCTATATATTGGGAAAGCTAAATATTTAAAAAAAAGGGTATCCCAATATTTTAATAGTAAATACAAAGATTTAAAAACTATTAATCTTACTAAAAAAGTAAAGTTTATAGATTATCTAATTACAAAATCAGAAAAAGAAGCTATATTAGTTGAGCAGAATCTTATATCTGTAAATAATCCTCCATATAATATTCAATTAAAAGATAATAAATCTTTTCCTGTTATTGTTTTAACAGAAGAGAGATTTCCAGCAGTTCATCTATCAAGGCAATATAATTGTGAAAAAGGATTTATTTCAGGACCATATCTTTCATCCCGAACAGCAAAAACAGTTTATAATTTTGTACTTGAAAATTTCAAGATTAGGAGTTGTTCAAAAAAGCTAAATAAAATTTCAAAACCATGTTTAAATTATCATTTAAAGTTATGTTGCGCTCCTTGTGGTAATTTTATAGATGAAGAAAGTTATAAAGGGCTTGTTGAAAAAGCTAAAAATTTTTTAAGGGGTGCTTACAATGATTTATTAAAAAAGTTGAAAGAAGAGATCAATAAATATTCAGAAAACCTTGAATTTGAAAAGGCGTTAGAATTAAAAAATATTTATGAAAAAATTGAAAATTTTAAAAAAGATTTTTCTTATAATTATTTCACAGAAAAGGTTGTAGATTTTATTGGATTTTATTTTGGTAAAAATTATGGAATTATTGCAATTTTAAGAATGAGTAAAGGAAGAAAGATTTTGCCTTATACAAAATATTTTAAATATTATGATTATCCAAAAAATATTTTTGAAGAAATTGTTATAAAACTTTATGAAGATTTTCTAAAATTTCAAAATTTTATTTTACCTGAAGAAATAATTTCTCTTTACCAAACAGGGGAGATATTTTTAGAAAATATTAAAGCAAAAAATGATAAGATAAACTATATTATTCAAGACTTTTTAATAAGCAATTTAAATGTAGCTGAAAATAATGCAATTTATAAGCTTGACAATCAAGCTGTAGAAACAACCAAAAATAATAATCCTAATTTCGAAAACTCTAATTCTAATAATAAAATTTTATTTGTAAGAAAATATAAAAATAATAAAGAATTAGATATTTTAAAAAATTTAGTTAAACATTGTAAAACTTTTTATTTTGAGACATTCCCCGAAGAAAGTAAAGCAAATATAAGTTTACTAAAAAGTATAAAAAATAAGTTAGGTTTAGAAAAATTTCCAGAAATAATAGAAGGATATGATATATCAAATTTAGGAGATAAATATATAGTAGGAGCTGAAGTTAATTTTATAAATGGTATTAAAAATAAAAAAGAATATAGACATTTTGCTATTAAATTAATTGATTATCAAAATGATGTTGAAGCTATAACTGAAATAGTTTTAAGGAGGATTATTAGACTACAAAATGAAAATAAAAGATTACCAGACCTAATATTAATAGATGGTGGTAAACCTCAAACAAATTCAGTTTATGAAGCTTTAAAAAAATTGGGATTTAATAATGATATAAT
- a CDS encoding insulinase family protein translates to MLKKSLRILSLFFVIFFLFILFTASTNELIKRYVLDNGLELFVIENHTVPLAWIQITFRCGARTHTPETTGLFHLYEHMLFKGNAVYKDQTSFSNAMKELGVTTWNGGTSGEYVTYYFSVPSDKVEKGIEFWANAVRYPLFDSKEFEAEKGVVINEIKGYNSDPGHIFYGALDKYLWYKYPWRKDVGGAPKHIQAATIDQMKMIKDTFYVPNNAALFVGGDVNPEKILEYTKKYFGTWEKSKNPIPDFPKHPDLTQKSYIIYPDSTFYKNFIFFTMQFRGPDVLDDPEATYAADVWGTLLDNPNGKFRNNIYKKLKGSLYKKDYIVMYYFTQRDGGEITFYTYMTYNAGVVTPDKVKELEKIVLDEIQLMATDPNYFTKEEFELAKRKLDDERVINSEKPSSLISNISFWWASASTDYYFNYLDNCKKVKYEDIVKFLQKYVLNKNYVLAVRMNSKDFEKDKDAFAKAGFTLITEDNAYWWK, encoded by the coding sequence ATGCTTAAAAAATCTTTAAGGATTTTGAGCCTTTTCTTTGTCATTTTTTTCTTATTCATTCTATTTACTGCTTCTACAAATGAACTAATCAAGAGATATGTTCTTGACAATGGTCTTGAATTATTTGTAATTGAAAACCATACAGTACCACTAGCATGGATTCAAATTACTTTTAGATGTGGTGCTAGAACTCATACTCCTGAAACAACAGGTTTATTCCACTTATATGAACATATGTTATTTAAAGGAAATGCTGTTTATAAAGATCAAACAAGTTTCTCAAACGCAATGAAGGAACTTGGTGTCACAACTTGGAATGGTGGTACTTCAGGAGAATATGTTACTTACTATTTTTCAGTCCCATCTGATAAAGTTGAGAAGGGAATTGAATTTTGGGCAAATGCAGTAAGATATCCTTTATTTGATTCAAAAGAGTTTGAAGCTGAAAAAGGAGTTGTTATAAATGAAATAAAAGGATATAACTCTGATCCAGGTCACATATTTTATGGAGCTTTAGATAAATATTTGTGGTATAAATACCCATGGAGAAAAGATGTTGGTGGTGCACCAAAACACATACAAGCTGCTACTATAGATCAAATGAAAATGATAAAGGACACTTTCTATGTACCAAATAATGCTGCTCTTTTTGTTGGAGGAGATGTAAATCCTGAAAAGATACTTGAATATACAAAAAAATATTTTGGAACATGGGAAAAATCTAAAAATCCAATCCCTGATTTCCCAAAGCATCCTGATTTAACTCAGAAAAGTTACATCATATATCCAGACTCAACTTTCTACAAAAATTTTATATTTTTTACTATGCAATTTAGAGGACCAGATGTACTTGATGATCCTGAAGCAACTTATGCTGCAGATGTTTGGGGAACTCTTCTTGATAACCCAAACGGGAAATTTAGAAATAATATTTATAAGAAATTGAAAGGTTCACTATATAAAAAAGATTATATTGTAATGTATTATTTTACACAAAGAGATGGCGGGGAAATTACCTTTTATACTTATATGACATATAATGCAGGTGTTGTTACACCTGATAAAGTAAAAGAATTAGAAAAAATTGTATTAGATGAAATTCAATTAATGGCAACAGATCCAAATTATTTCACAAAAGAAGAATTTGAACTTGCAAAAAGAAAACTTGATGATGAGAGAGTTATTAACTCTGAAAAACCTTCATCACTAATCTCAAATATATCTTTTTGGTGGGCATCAGCTTCTACAGATTATTATTTCAACTACCTTGATAACTGTAAAAAAGTTAAATATGAAGATATAGTTAAATTTTTACAAAAATATGTTTTGAATAAAAACTATGTATTAGCTGTTAGAATGAACTCCAAAGATTTTGAAAAAGATAAAGATGCTTTTGCAAAAGCTGGTTTTACTCTAATAACAGAAGATAATGCATACTGGTGGAAATAG
- a CDS encoding type II 3-dehydroquinate dehydratase → MENNGEKNKFLIINGPNLSMLQYREKFYGGYNLNEIENKIKERFELKIEHITSSTISNNNINNKKKRPEILFYTTNIEGEILNKTYEHIEQTFGLIINPGALTHYSYSILDLYNTLRNNRIYIIEVHITNPLIRGRNNLLTTTAADSCIMGFGIDSYFLALDYLLEMYYK, encoded by the coding sequence ATGGAAAATAATGGAGAAAAAAATAAATTTTTAATTATAAACGGACCAAATTTATCTATGCTTCAATATAGAGAAAAATTTTATGGAGGCTATAATCTAAATGAAATAGAGAATAAAATTAAAGAGAGGTTTGAATTAAAAATTGAACATATAACTTCAAGTACTATTAGTAATAATAATATAAATAATAAAAAAAAGAGGCCAGAAATATTATTTTATACAACTAATATAGAAGGAGAAATTTTAAATAAAACATATGAACATATAGAACAAACATTTGGTCTAATAATAAATCCAGGAGCATTGACTCATTATTCTTATTCAATACTAGATCTTTATAATACTTTAAGAAATAATAGAATTTATATTATAGAAGTTCATATAACAAATCCATTAATTAGAGGAAGAAATAATTTGTTAACAACAACAGCTGCAGATTCTTGTATAATGGGATTTGGTATTGATTCATACTTTTTAGCATTGGATTATTTGTTAGAAATGTACTATAAATAA
- a CDS encoding PilZ domain-containing protein: MGFFERRKSPRFSINKKIELLINENLKKEGILDNISDTGCLIIFDENMSLNLKDKVKFNLRSETSSMEFRGTIIRIEKFLGKTKIAIYFDNYY, encoded by the coding sequence TTGGGTTTTTTTGAAAGAAGGAAAAGTCCTAGATTTTCTATAAATAAAAAAATTGAGTTATTAATAAATGAAAATTTAAAAAAAGAGGGAATTCTAGACAACATATCTGATACAGGTTGTTTAATAATATTTGATGAAAATATGAGCTTAAACTTAAAAGATAAAGTTAAGTTTAATCTGAGAAGTGAAACTTCTTCAATGGAATTTAGAGGTACTATAATTAGAATCGAAAAGTTTTTAGGAAAAACAAAAATTGCAATTTATTTTGATAATTATTATTAA